The nucleotide window CTTTTTCATTTAATTTCCAAACCTTATTCCTTAAGAGCTGTTTACCATTGTCTGGACAGCTTTTACAAACTGTCAGACTAAATTATTAGACTGAAGATATTTTCTCTGCAGTTTCGGATCCTGCATCCGTTTTTGAAGAGTATTTACTTTCTTTGAAGATCCTGTATATCCTAAAAAGCATAAACCCGGAAAGCATGAAGGCAAGTGAGTCCGATACCGGAAAAGCTGCCCATACTCCGTTCAGTTGATAGAACTGAGGAAGTAGAACAACAGCAGGAATCAGAAAGAGGAGCTGTCGGCTAATGGAAAGAAGGAAAGCGGGTTTTGCTTTTCCCAGGGCCTGAAAAAGGGTTGAAGTAATTACATTCATACCTATCAAAGGCGTTCCGAGCAACATAATCATTATAGCGTTTTTCCCAAGCTCCAGATATTCCGGATCTGTACTGAATAACCCGAGAAGTTGTTCTTTTAAGAAATAAATAATAACCAATCCAAGAAGCCCAACGGTCGTTGTTGCTATGAGAGATAATTTCACAGCTTCGGCTATCCGTTCATATTTTTTTGCTCCGTAGTTGAACCCGACAACCGGTTGCAGACCAAAAGCCATACCCAGGAGGGTCATGAAAATGAAGGAATTAATCTTCATTACTACACCAAAAACGGCGATTGCAACATCTCCTCCATAAGTTGCAAGTGCATTATACACAAAAATCATCATGACACTGTTTGAGCATTCCATTATAAAAGATCCGGTACCAATAGCCCCGATTTCTTTAATGATTTTCAGATCTGGTTTCAAGGTTTCGGCTCTGAAGCGTACAGCTCCTTTTCCTTGAATATAGTATAGCAGAAGCCAGATCGAAGCTATTGTCTGTGATATTACGGTTGCAATTGCAGCTCCTTTTACACCCATCCCGAAACCAAACATGAAAACCGGATCAAGGAAAATATTGAGGCCGCCTCCTAAAATCATAGCATTCATTGCAAGACGAGCATTTCCTTCGGATCTAACAATGTTTTGGACAGCCACCCCAAAGACAAAGACAGTTCCTCCCAGTATTATATATTTCAGGTAATCTCTGGCATAGGGCAGAACTCCAGCAGTTGCCCCGAAAACCTTCAAAATCGGATCAAGATAATAAAGGCAGGGAATGGCTATAAGTACGCTTAAGACCAAACTCAGGGAAAAGACATTTCCAAGAACTCTTTCGGCTTTTTCACTTTCTCGAGCTCCAAGGGCACGTGAAATTATGGAAGAACCTCCTGTCCCCAGAACAATTCCAAAAGCCATTATTATCATCTGAACCGGAAAAGCTATGGAAAGTCCGCCTATGGCCTGAACACTGTCTGCTCCATAGACCATTCCCACATAAAAAGTGTCCACAACATTATAGATAGCCTGTACCAGCAGTCCGATGACAATGGGAACTGAAAGTTTAAACAGGAGCTTTCTTATATTGTCTTTGCCAAGAAATTCACTTTTTTCATCCATATTTTTCATCTCATCCGTTTTTCATCTATGTTCTCATCTCAACCGTTTTTACTTCATGTCATCAGGTCTATCCGATGGAGGCTCAAACCCAGGCTCAAAGAGTTTAATCACAGCTTTATGAATAAGCAGCCTGAAAATCTCAATTTCTTCAAAAGTAAAATCCGAAAAAAGAATAGATATGAAAGAAGTCTGCTTTTTAAAAATTATATCTCTCATTTCCTTCCCTTTATCAGTCAGGTAAACCCTGTAAGCTCGAAGGTCACTTTCGTCTCTTTCCCTGTAAACGTAACCTTCTGTTTCCAGACTCTGGATTGCTCTGGCACTTGTTGCTTTGCTAACTTTCAGGGTTTTTGCAAGAGTTTCCTGGGATATTCCATCTCTGTGGTACAAAAACAGTAAAAACTCAAACTGTCCGCTTCCAACCCCGTAAGCATCAAGTTCCTTTGCCATGTATGCCACATTGCTCCGGTAGATGTGAGCAATCGGACCTAATATTTCTCTAGGGTCTATTTCCTTTAAGTCTACTTCTCTAAAACTTCCCATAAATTTATCCTTCACATTTCAGGAACTGAATGATCAATATTGAAATTGAATATATCGAAGTGATAGTTGCATATAAAACAGATTTAATGCCTGGAAGAGCTTATTTTTAGATTTTATATAAACCTGTAATTCACTTTTATTAGTTTGGAAGATTTGTGTTGATATTGAATATATACATTAAATCGTTCCATATGAGACTATCAACGGCTTAATAGGTTTATGAGTATTTAATAGTTTCGCATGAGACGAAAATAATATAAAAACGAATTACCCACTAAATCAAAAAATCTGAACCTAATGAATAGCAAGAATTAATCTATTGATAAAGTTATAGTGCTCAGTAATTGTTTTCTGTCATATAAAATTATACAAAACAATACCCTTAGCCATTAATATCTTTGGTTTAAATAATTAATCTTCCAAGAAACAAGGAAATAAATCAATAAAAGTTCATATTTGTGTGTATCTGTAGAATATGAAAATTAATTTAATTTCATAGATTAAAAAACGTACCTCAGTTGCTTATGAAACCAAATTTTAAATATCAATTTACAAATGTTCGTACAAATGCTAAATGATGAAAATTCAATCTTTACCTCCCGGACTTAGAGGATCTATTCTGAAAAGCAAGATCACGAATAATGCAGTTACAGTCCCTGTACCCCAAAAAAATGGGTTTATTGTAATTTTCAGGAGTATGCCTATGATAACTAATAAGATTCCCAACAACAGCAAAATTTGGATCTTTTTGCTCAACTCTTTCTCTCCAGTCATCCCCATTTTAAATAAGTCAGTAAACAAATAGTGTCAAGACAGTAAACAAACAGTGTTGAGACAGTAAACAAACAGTGTTGAGACAGTAAACAAACAGTGTTGAGACAGTAAACAAACAGTGTCGAGGCAGTAAGATTATTTTTCACAAAACCTCAATACCAAAAAAGCAGGAAGTTAAGAAAGGAAATTAACCCTTTCTTTTCCATCTTCCTTTCTTTTCCATCTTCCTTTCTTTTCCATCTTCCTTTCTTTTCCATCTTCCTTTCTTTTCCATTCTTCCTTTCTTTTCCGTTTACTCGTATCTTAGTGCATCAACTGGTTTTAACTTTGAAGCCCTGAACGCAGGGATCACTCCTGAAATCACACCTATCAAAACTGCCAGGAGAAGTCCCATGACCATTAGATCAGGAGCAAGGTATAAACCTGAACTACCTCCCCCTCCTCCCATCATCTGCAAACCAAGCAGAGGGAAGAGAGTTGAAACACAAGCTCCCAGAATATCTCCAAGGATACCACCAACAAGACCAACCATTGCGGAATTAAAGAGGAAAATCATGAGGATATCCCTGTTTTTTGCCCCAATGGCTTTCATAGTTCCGATTTCCTTTGTCTTTTCAAGGACTGAGGTAAACATGGTATTTGCAATACCGACAGCTCCTACAAGCAAGGACACTGCTGCAATGGCACCGAGGAACAGAGTCATTGAACTCGTCATTTCAGTTACGGACTCAGCCATAGATTTAGAAGCTGATACCGAAAAGTCTCTATCATCATCATTGACAATGTGCCTTGAGATCATGAGCTTATCCACGATATCTTCTGTCAGGTTGTCTACTGCATCTTCACTCTTAGCTTTTACAGCAATGGAATCATAAACACCATTTTGTGCATCATCGATCAGGGTTACTGCTCCATCGATAGGCATGTAAATATGTCTGTCACCTTCACCCTCTTCTTCCAGGATTCCAACAACGCGCACGGCTTTACCGTTTACGGTTATTACCTGATTAACTCCGATATCCTGGTCATAAATTCCACTTGCAACACCGCTTCCGATAACTGCAACATACTTATCAGAAGGTTCAAGCAATCTTCCTGATTGTGTTTTTAGTGTAGTCATATACTGCCAGACCTGTGGGTCTACACCTGTGATTGAAAGGGTTGCATTTTGCGCTGCATATATCACTGGCACACTACCGCTAATCTCTCCTTCTATGTATGATATATTATTCAATCCTCGAAGTGCTGCAATGTCCGTATCCGTTAATTCGACATCCGTTGTCGTACCTCCCCCTCTTCCTTCACCTCCTGGGCCTCCGGGCATATTCGATGATGCCTTGGAGTATCCTGGACTTATGGTTATTTTTGTGAGATCCATCTCGGCAAGCCTGCTCTGAACCTGCTCTTGCATAGCATCCCCGAGGGAGAGGATGCCGACAACAGATCCGATTCCTATAACTATCCCGATAATGGTCAGCCAGCTTCGGAGTTTACTGTGAACAAGCATGTTCAGACCCATTTTCAGGTATGTTGATTGTCTCATTTTGCATCCTTCCATTCGGCTAGTAGCGTGTTCTTTCAGACCTCCGAATCAGGTTTTTTGTACTCGGATTGTTTACCTTTTCTTGCCTGTATCCTTTCATGTATCTTCTTGCGATAAACGAATATTCCGCCTGCAAGGACAAGCAGTCCGATGTACGGTAGGTACGAACCGACCCCAGCCCTATTACCTGGACCGCCCGGCCCTCCTGCTGCAGTCATATTTCCTGATGTTGTAGTTTCGAGA belongs to Methanosarcina barkeri 3 and includes:
- a CDS encoding MATE family efflux transporter, with the protein product MDEKSEFLGKDNIRKLLFKLSVPIVIGLLVQAIYNVVDTFYVGMVYGADSVQAIGGLSIAFPVQMIIMAFGIVLGTGGSSIISRALGARESEKAERVLGNVFSLSLVLSVLIAIPCLYYLDPILKVFGATAGVLPYARDYLKYIILGGTVFVFGVAVQNIVRSEGNARLAMNAMILGGGLNIFLDPVFMFGFGMGVKGAAIATVISQTIASIWLLLYYIQGKGAVRFRAETLKPDLKIIKEIGAIGTGSFIMECSNSVMMIFVYNALATYGGDVAIAVFGVVMKINSFIFMTLLGMAFGLQPVVGFNYGAKKYERIAEAVKLSLIATTTVGLLGLVIIYFLKEQLLGLFSTDPEYLELGKNAIMIMLLGTPLIGMNVITSTLFQALGKAKPAFLLSISRQLLFLIPAVVLLPQFYQLNGVWAAFPVSDSLAFMLSGFMLFRIYRIFKESKYSSKTDAGSETAEKISSV
- a CDS encoding MarR family winged helix-turn-helix transcriptional regulator, whose protein sequence is MGSFREVDLKEIDPREILGPIAHIYRSNVAYMAKELDAYGVGSGQFEFLLFLYHRDGISQETLAKTLKVSKATSARAIQSLETEGYVYRERDESDLRAYRVYLTDKGKEMRDIIFKKQTSFISILFSDFTFEEIEIFRLLIHKAVIKLFEPGFEPPSDRPDDMK
- a CDS encoding ABC transporter permease, which codes for MRQSTYLKMGLNMLVHSKLRSWLTIIGIVIGIGSVVGILSLGDAMQEQVQSRLAEMDLTKITISPGYSKASSNMPGGPGGEGRGGGTTTDVELTDTDIAALRGLNNISYIEGEISGSVPVIYAAQNATLSITGVDPQVWQYMTTLKTQSGRLLEPSDKYVAVIGSGVASGIYDQDIGVNQVITVNGKAVRVVGILEEEGEGDRHIYMPIDGAVTLIDDAQNGVYDSIAVKAKSEDAVDNLTEDIVDKLMISRHIVNDDDRDFSVSASKSMAESVTEMTSSMTLFLGAIAAVSLLVGAVGIANTMFTSVLEKTKEIGTMKAIGAKNRDILMIFLFNSAMVGLVGGILGDILGACVSTLFPLLGLQMMGGGGGSSGLYLAPDLMVMGLLLAVLIGVISGVIPAFRASKLKPVDALRYE